Sequence from the Cucumis sativus cultivar 9930 chromosome 1, Cucumber_9930_V3, whole genome shotgun sequence genome:
ttcCATTGTTGCACTCTCTCTTCTATAATCGGCTCGTCATATTTTCGAAGAACATTCAAAGCATTCTTCAGAATCTTTTTATGTCCATCTAAATCAAAAGGCTTAAAACAAGGAATGAAATCTGATATAGAAAATGCATTAACACGCCTAACAGCGGTCAACAATGCTTGATTGTGTTCTTTATCTTCAAAAGTTGGACCTCCATCTTCCCTCCTTTTTCCATAGTATCTTCTATTGAATAACATTCTTCTTAAGATGTTACCACAATAATGTTGTGTTATCCTTCTAATGTTAATCACTGCACCTCCTCCATTTTTACATGTTTGGTTGAAAATATAGCATAAAAGAGTATTGGCTTCAGAGGTTCTTTGGGCAAGCATTCGATGGATAGTTGATGGATTGAGTATCTCTGATGTGAgaattcttttcatcttcctcCATTGAGGTCCCGTTGGCGATAATATTGCGGAGATACTTCCACGGGTTAACATATCAGAATCTCCAAAACTGGAAGAGCGCGATCCAAAAATAGAATCATATGTGTGAAGGAATTCAAGAGCGAGTTCTGGAGAAGTGACGGGGATTATGTAAGTATTTCTGAAGTGTATGGAAGCAATTTCAGTATTGAATTGCTTCATAATTGAATGAATCCACTCGTGGGTTGACAAGTTGTTGCTCAACAACATTGCAGGAAGGTAGCCAACAAAAGGCCATAGCTTTGGCCCTGGTGGGAGAGGTGGTTGCAAGTTCGAGTGTTTTCGTATGCGATTATAACGTTGAAAAAACAAGATAGAAGTGAAAGCCAtgaatagaaacaaaatgaaaattttggaggtTATGGCGATTGGAGAGTTTTGGTATATCAATTCATTAATGAATAGCAAAGCAACCTCCATCACTTTCTCTATGAATACTAATGGAATGCTTTTTACCTATATTCTTTAGGGGACGtgtgttcatatatatatatatatatatatagaaacatGGGTGGCATTTGAAATATCATTCGTAGACATACATACACAAAGTactattcaattaaattacaaatttaattatctatttattatttcaactgcataaaatgtttaatagatttttaaaatgttaggGTTATCTCGAAtcacttttcaaatatttaatttaattatagtttattttttaaaaaaaattgatggtttGGAAACcactaataataaaaaactaaaaatgtattttaatgaattttatcaaaacaatttaaatgaaaatatgttttgtctaaaaaaatacatatttattttttaagtcaATGAAAAGGTAGCTTAGGTTTTGTAGATTCCTCCTAATAAATCTGCCTTCCaccaattttactttttttgttattccaTTTAAGGATatgaagtaaataaaataatattaaaatatatagatatatttctaaaaaattgcattagatataaaaagaattaaaaaaaaacttatgacACACTTTTTTGCATAtggtaaatttgataaatatgatGGTAATCATATGGTAAGCTAACAATAATCTGCTTTgaaatttactacttttgtaatttgaaaaagaaaagtgacattgattattataataaattattttggtaattttacCAATTCTCCCATATTTCTCACCTTCTTTCTAAGTCGGATGCAAACTAGTCtttataacaaagttttatcTATGAATGCATTTGTGGCAAAAGTTCAACCATTAAAGCAGtaaggtttatttttcaaaggtGTGAATAGATtgattagaacaaaaaaaagttatttaaaaaattttggaaaaagaaagtcCTTTAAAATAACCATTGAAATGGTCTCCAAACCTATTTTAAgatattgtaattatattaaaataattttttttctaaaagaactcattttcaaaatgaaaggaTGGAGCAGAGTTGTTAACAATCACAAAGCAAACATCAGGATcaagttattttgatattctGTTTAGATATATCATAAAAGGATGATTTGACACTATATACCAATACtagattttccttttataGCTTCCGTTAAATTAgatgtttaattatttcaatcacCCATTCATCTAAAAACTTAAACCAGGTTTGTTAggttcaatttaattattaattcgaaaaaaaaaaaacacttaaaatgaaaatcaatattaaatgaaGAATTAAGAAACAACGACAATATAAAGGCTTTAACATAAGACGCACTTGAGCTCGTTGCATTGATATCATGTCAAAGAAAGCTATttctttagaattttattagaatgagAGAGAATATATACCCTGAGCTAAAAgttgaagggataaaagtgTATGACAGTAGAAGATTTTACcgaaatatttttcaatttaattttagaatatttccAAAATACCAggatattaacaaaataatatacagACAAAGTTTCTTATTAAGACTTAAAAGGCTAAGCATCctttctaattatagattagagaaagaaaaacttaattgTTTGACGTCTCTaaatctacaaaataaatctcaattttatCGTCTGgtatgagattggtttgtggaaaccaattgggatgaaaaaaagtttagattttttagAGAAACTTTTTGGcagaaaaccaaaattattagttttattttagttgattgaattgtttaaaaaaattgttttcttttagatatttataactctccTCCATTAagtagaaaatggaaaagagaaTCACCAGattctattaacttaaaaatattaaattaataaattttaaatcaattaattaattaaccattaatcaattagttaacaattaatttaatcatatttaattaagatttcatttaaatcttatttaacgaatatctctccaatatccAATATCGTggagttttatattaatttaattaaatcaaataatattaaactaaacgaTTAATTAactctctaattaattaataactaaattaaatatcttatatttaacttaagttaaatttaaatcatattcaaatataaatttatctcTAACCAATaactttaatataaatataattcaattcacattaaattaatatttaaactcattcaaatattatctctcattaattaattttgaaccatatctaaaattaaatttatacaataaaatataagaaaaaaaataatacgtGGAAAAGAAATTGTCACCGGTGATAGATGCAGAAATAATACCGACAACGAAAGTATTTGTTGTTGGTGATGGATGTGGAAACAAGTGTGGAGATATTGCCGTTGTATTTTTGTAGTCCAGTTGTGCTTTATTTTTACACTGCATCCAttgtttttaaactattaaacatgtatttctttttttatttatttattcaatttttaacgGACTCCAGttatttttaactatattAAATGACTAAAATTTGCTGtgtagcaattttttttcttcattattattattattatcttacTATGTtcactacaacaaaaactACATACTACGACAGTTGTGTACATCAAAAAATagaagggaggaaaaaaaactgtcacaaaaagtaaaaatccgcgtttttggcgggaaaagacgGAATTTTTCGGATAACACTTTCcgtgacagttatttgatgtcatagaagttacataaataattttaatttattaaaataaaattaattttaaatgaaaattaaagtctATTAAAACTTTTCCCCCAAATCTAAAGACCTTAACATTTTTCCAAACCCTCATACGAACAAGGCCATCTCCATCCGACCATCTCCCGGTGTCGTCACCGCCACCGCCCCTTCATGCCCGTCTCTTCACTCAAAACCCTCACAAAATGTCTTTGCTTTCGcattgattttctctttggAAGGAGCGAgctaagaattttttttttatggaagaaGGTATGTTGGATTTGCTTATGAAACAATATGGACTTTGTTTTTATGGTACCCTTGAGGGAAAATGGCATTTGCTATTGGAAAGTTCTTATGGCcttaccaaatttgaatttgcccaccatgtgtttgatgaaattcctcaaaaaaaaaaaaaaatccagtTTTTAAGGTGTTTGTATATCTAGGTATGAATGAATGTGATGTTAGTTTAAGATGCAAAAATATTAGTAGTTgtgtctttttttatatatattttttctttttggtcaAAGCTTTTGTTTGGTTGTATATGTTGATCTTAATGAGATTCTAATGAATCTTGTAAAAACCTAATTGTCTTGTATATTAAAACTACCCttctactttctttctttaaagaaCTTTACttcacacaaaaaaaatggtaaaaatctagtaaaagaaacaacaagaaTTTGGTATTATTCTTCaagaaacaaaggaagaaaCTATTGCATTCATATATTGAGTGATAATTCATAGTTTCTACATTTAATCTTATTCAAAACTCTTACATAGTTCATAGTTTCTACATTTAATCTTATTCAAAACTCTTACATAACTGTACAACATCTATGATTGTTATCTTGATTT
This genomic interval carries:
- the LOC101210312 gene encoding isoleucine N-monooxygenase 1 — encoded protein: MEVALLFINELIYQNSPIAITSKIFILFLFMAFTSILFFQRYNRIRKHSNLQPPLPPGPKLWPFVGYLPAMLLSNNLSTHEWIHSIMKQFNTEIASIHFRNTYIIPVTSPELALEFLHTYDSIFGSRSSSFGDSDMLTRGSISAILSPTGPQWRKMKRILTSEILNPSTIHRMLAQRTSEANTLLCYIFNQTCKNGGGAVINIRRITQHYCGNILRRMLFNRRYYGKRREDGGPTFEDKEHNQALLTAVRRVNAFSISDFIPCFKPFDLDGHKKILKNALNVLRKYDEPIIEERVQQWKNDKKIEGAEDILDILISLKDDNGNILLTIEEIKTLIIDIQLATVDNPSNAVEWAMAELLNQPKVLEKAIEELDKVVGRERLVQESDIPKLKYLTACARESFRLHPFSPFNVAHVSNSDIVVAGYFIPKGSEVLLSRLGLGRNPRIWKDPMKFDPERHLKDGTVEFGISEPTLRFITFTRGRRGCPGGSLGTNITMMLFARLLQGFSWTSLPKFTTTSPETRELSLSKPLHLHAKPRLSHNMYQGYIDHQA